The following are from one region of the Hydrogenophaga sp. BPS33 genome:
- a CDS encoding AraC family transcriptional regulator — protein MNPPHGWTDYQQRMGRVVGYLHDHLDEPLDLHRLAEVAHLSPYHWHRVYHALHGETIAATVRRLRLHRASGYLANTALPVEQVARRCGYPNAQSFARSFRAAYGMGPLQYRQQGGHAAFLDACAAHTTPQGYPVELREVPRVRLAGLDHKGSYMAIGKAFERCFVQLAARAQVQPDARWIAEYLDDPFAVPEKQLCSRAGLSVAAHTEVAPPLMAFEVGGGLCAVLRHRGPYATMRAAYQWLYGHWLVHSGHALRDAPVFEEYLNNPRDTTPSDLLTDICLPLVGHHNA, from the coding sequence ATGAACCCGCCCCACGGCTGGACCGACTACCAGCAACGCATGGGCCGCGTCGTCGGCTATTTGCACGACCACCTGGACGAGCCGCTGGACCTGCACCGACTGGCCGAGGTCGCGCACCTCTCGCCCTACCACTGGCACCGCGTGTACCACGCGCTGCATGGCGAGACCATCGCGGCCACCGTTCGGCGGCTGCGGCTGCACCGCGCCTCGGGCTACCTGGCCAACACCGCGCTGCCGGTGGAACAGGTGGCGCGGCGCTGTGGCTATCCCAATGCGCAGTCCTTCGCGCGCTCCTTTCGCGCCGCCTACGGCATGGGCCCGCTGCAGTACCGGCAACAAGGGGGGCACGCGGCTTTCCTGGACGCCTGCGCCGCGCACACCACGCCCCAGGGCTACCCGGTCGAACTGCGCGAAGTGCCCCGCGTGCGGCTGGCGGGGCTGGACCACAAAGGTTCGTACATGGCCATCGGCAAAGCTTTCGAACGCTGCTTCGTGCAACTCGCCGCGCGCGCTCAGGTGCAGCCCGATGCGCGCTGGATCGCCGAGTACCTGGACGACCCCTTCGCCGTGCCGGAGAAACAGCTGTGCTCCCGCGCCGGCCTCAGCGTGGCGGCACACACCGAAGTGGCGCCACCGCTGATGGCCTTCGAGGTCGGCGGTGGCCTGTGCGCCGTGCTGCGCCACCGCGGCCCCTACGCCACCATGCGCGCGGCCTACCAGTGGCTCTACGGCCACTGGCTGGTCCACAGCGGCCACGCGCTGCGCGACGCGCCCGTGTTCGAGGAATACCTCAACAACCCGCGCGACACCACGCCGAGCGACTTGCTCACAGACATCTGTTTGCCGCTGGTGGGCCATCACAACGCTTGA
- a CDS encoding chromate transporter yields MPAPHPLVADAATPPPLNHPQSKTDLFISFTWLALQGFGGVLAVVQRELVEKKRWLSRDQFIEDWAVAQIMPGPNVVNLSMMIGGRYFGLPGALAALAGMLTAPLVVVLLLAVLYGSVADNPTAQNALRGMGAVAAGLITATGIKLIGALDRNAMGKGACIALAALTFVAIGLLRWPLLWVLLGVGGGACLWAYRVLSDSDADRQKAQEPRP; encoded by the coding sequence ATGCCTGCCCCCCACCCCCTTGTTGCCGACGCGGCCACGCCACCGCCCCTGAACCATCCCCAATCCAAGACCGACCTGTTCATCTCCTTCACCTGGCTGGCGCTCCAAGGCTTTGGCGGCGTGCTGGCGGTGGTGCAGCGCGAATTGGTGGAAAAGAAGCGCTGGCTCTCGCGCGACCAGTTCATCGAAGACTGGGCCGTCGCGCAGATCATGCCCGGCCCCAACGTGGTCAACCTCTCGATGATGATCGGTGGCCGCTACTTCGGCCTGCCAGGCGCGCTCGCGGCGCTGGCGGGCATGCTGACCGCACCGCTGGTGGTCGTGCTGCTGCTCGCCGTGCTCTATGGCAGCGTGGCCGACAACCCCACGGCGCAGAACGCGCTGCGCGGCATGGGCGCGGTGGCCGCGGGCCTCATCACCGCCACCGGCATCAAGCTCATCGGCGCGCTCGACCGGAACGCCATGGGCAAGGGCGCGTGCATCGCACTGGCCGCGCTCACCTTCGTGGCGATCGGGTTGCTGCGCTGGCCGCTGTTGTGGGTGCTGCTCGGCGTGGGCGGCGGCGCCTGCCTGTGGGCTTACCGCGTGCTGTCCGACTCCGACGCCGATCGCCAGAAGGCCCAGGAGCCACGGCCATGA
- a CDS encoding chromate transporter, whose translation MMQPTAAHWLDLFTHFASLSLLGVGGAITTAPDMHRYLVHENGWLSNAQFNASIALSQAAPGPNVLFVALLGWNLGLNAGGGPAGGWVSWALALFGVLVTMLGIMLPSSVLTYSATRWAHKNRELRAVRAFKTGMAPIVIALLIATGWVLTGSHDHPARDWPLWALTAGATLLVWRTRIHLLWLIGAGGLLGALGWV comes from the coding sequence ATGATGCAGCCCACCGCCGCTCACTGGCTCGACCTCTTCACCCACTTCGCCTCGCTCTCGCTCCTGGGCGTGGGCGGCGCCATCACCACCGCTCCCGACATGCACCGCTACCTGGTGCACGAAAACGGCTGGCTCAGCAACGCGCAATTCAACGCCTCCATCGCGCTCTCGCAAGCCGCGCCCGGCCCCAACGTGCTGTTCGTCGCCCTGCTGGGCTGGAACCTCGGCCTCAACGCCGGTGGTGGCCCCGCGGGTGGCTGGGTCTCCTGGGCGCTCGCACTTTTCGGCGTGCTGGTCACGATGCTCGGCATCATGCTGCCCTCCTCCGTGCTCACCTACAGCGCCACGCGCTGGGCGCACAAGAACCGAGAACTGCGCGCCGTGCGCGCCTTCAAGACCGGCATGGCGCCGATCGTGATCGCGCTGCTGATCGCCACCGGCTGGGTGCTCACCGGTTCGCACGACCACCCGGCGCGCGACTGGCCTTTGTGGGCCTTGACGGCGGGCGCCACCTTGCTGGTGTGGCGCACCCGTATTCACCTGCTGTGGCTGATCGGGGCGGGCGGGCTGCTGGGGGCGCTCGGCTGGGTTTGA